The Fusobacterium necrophorum subsp. necrophorum genome includes the window TGGGATACAAAAAGTAAAAAAAATGATTGAAAGGTCTTCTGAAATTTATTTTACTCATAAATTATTTCCTGGCTTGGATCAACATAGTCCAAGTCAAGAAATGGTAGTACATCCAATTCTTGATGTATTCTTAGATAAAGATGTCAAGGTAATAGCGTGGAGTAAGGAAAATATTCCTTTGTTATGGGAAAAATCATATGGGAAAGGGAGAATTTTATATTCGAATGCTTCTTTTTTTGCTGATAAAATTACAAGAGGACTCATGAATCAATGGATAGCTTATGGAAATGATTGGTATATCACTCCCATTTTAAATGCAAAATTGATTCAAATAGATGATTTTCCAGCACCTATACCGAGAACAAAAAATGATGTTGTGCAAAATGAGTATCATATGAGTACCCGGGACTTTTATAAGCAGATTTGGTGGAAAGATATGCTGGAAATTGCAAAGCAAAGAAATCTGATATATTCAGGCTTTATTATTTTGGACTACAATAACGCTGTTCGTTCTGAAGATATGAAACCTGTTTCAGAAATTACTTTAGAAGATTTAAATATTGAGGGAAGGGAATTACTCCTTCATGGAGGAGAATTGGGAATTCATGGATATAATCATAATCCACTGGTTTATGAGGGAGATATTGACTTTAAAGCACTTTCCTATCATCCATGGAGAAGTGAAAAAGACATGGCAGCAGGAATGGAGCAATTGTTGTTTTATGTTAAAAGAATGTTTGGAAAGAAGGTAAAGTTATATACCTATGTTCCTCCTAGTAATCTCTTGAAAGAGGAAGGAAAGAGGGCAATCACAAGATACTATCCAGACATAAATGTCATTTCTGCAATCTTTTATGGAGATTCCGATAGAGGAGCCTATGCTAGAGAAGTGGGAAGAGATAGAACTTTTCCTCAAATATATAATTTTCCAAGATTTTCCTCTGGTTTTTATTATGATAAGGATGGTATGTGGAGTTTATTTAATGCCATTGCTATTTATGGGTATTGGGCTCATTTTTTTCATCCAGATGATGTCATTTCGAATGACAGGGGAAAAGACAAATCTTGGAAAGAATTGAAGATAGAATTTGATAAAATACTTAGAGAGGTGGAAAGTAATTTTCCATATTTACAACCGATGCGTACTTCAGATATGACAAAAAAATATATCAATATTGAAGATTTAGAAATACAATCAGAAAAAATACAAAATACTATTTATGTTGGTTTGAAAAATTTTAGAGAGCCTTTTGACATGTTTATTCGAATACGGGATAATAAGATTGAAAATATTTCTTCTGGAAGTTTTTTGGAGGTATATGATACTGAAGATAGTAAAATATACTTGCTTCATGTAGAAAAAGAAGATTTTTCAATTTCATTGGGAGAAAAGAATGAAAAGAAGTAGAAAATTAGATATATCGCTTATTGTTTTATTTATCATAGAAATTTTCATTATAAAATATTTTTATTCACAGGAAAGTCTACTACATTTTCAAAGTTTATTTTGGCTTTGTCATGAAAGTGTGGTGCTAGGATTTCTATTGATAAATTATTTCTTTTTTTCGGAAGATATTGCTTATTATGATATTTTTATGATATTGTTTCCTGGACTGGGAGTTCTTTTATTACTCTTAGAATGTTTTTTTGATCGATTTATTTCAGAAAAGACATTAAAGGATCCTTTATTTCTGGATTTTGAACCAAAAAAGAAAGAAACAAAGAAAGAGGAATTTACTTATGAAGATTTTGATGTGATGAGTTCTGATGATTTGCTAGCATCCGATAATATAAAGCAGAAGAAAAAATTTCTTTTTTCTTTTCAAACTGAGGATATTGCCTATAAAGTAAAAATATTACAAAAAGCTTTATTAGATGATGACATTGATGTTATACATTATGCTGCGACAGAATTGAATAAAATAGAAACTAAAATACAACAAGATATTGATTTTGAAGAAAAGAAAGGAAAGGATGGAGTCAAAATATATGAGGCTTATAAGAAATATATTGATTCCGGATTACTTTTTGGAGCTATTTTAGATTTTTATTTAGAGAGGGCTATAAGTATTTTGAAAACTTTAAAAAAAGAGATAAATATAGATGTAGAATTCGAATTATCAGTACTTTTAAAGAAGAAGGAAAGAGAGAGCTAAGAAGAGGTAAAAAATGAAAACGATTTGTTTTATTTGTGAGGGAGCTTATCCCTATGTGGTAGGAGGAGTGTCTGCCTGGGTCCATGAGTTGATTCGTTCTAATCCTCAACATAGATTTAAAGTTTTGTGCATTATTCCAAATGAAAATTTTGCAAAATTAAAATATCAAATTCCTAAAAATGTTATAGAAATTAAGAATATTATTATGGATCCCTACTTAAATTTTTCCTATACTTCCGTTCTTCGAGATAGTCTTTATGAAGATGAAGAGAAAAAAAAGAGTATTTCTGAAATGCTCTCCTTTCAAATAAATGAAGGGGAAGGGAAATTACTGGAAATGGAGAAAGTTTTTTCAAAAAATATTGGGAAGCCTCTTGAAATTATATTGAGTAAAGAATATTGGAATAGTCTTTTGGAACATTATTTTAATCATTATAAAAAGGGGAAATTTAGTACATATTATTGGACATATAGAAATATCATTTTGAATTTATTGACGATAGGACAAGAAAAAATTCCAGAGGCAGATATCTATCATAGTGTTACAACTGGATATGCAGGGTTTGTCGGAGCTTTAGCAGCCTATAGAAAACAAGGAAAATTCCTTTTAACGGAACATGGAATTTATCCAAGAGAAAGAGAGGAAGAAATCTTAGGAGCCGATTGGGTAGATAAGGCTTTTAAAAGTATTTGGATCGAATATTTTTATTTTCTTTCTCAGTTAACATATCAATATTGCGATAAAATTGTGTCTTTATTTGAATACAATCGAAACATTCAGCTACAATATGGAGCTCCTTTAGAGAAAACAGTGGTAATTCCTAATGGAGTTGATGAGGAAATATATGGGAATATTTCTTTTCAAAAAAAAGATGGTTTTCATATTGGAGCTGTTTTGAGAGTTGTGCCTATTAAGGATATTAAAATGATGATAAAAGGCTTCAGAATGGTAATTGACAAAATGCCAGATGCAAAACTTTGGATTATTGGTCCAACAGATGAAGATGAAGAATATTTTGAGGAATGTAAAGATTTAGTAGAAAATTTGGATATGGAAAAATACATTACTTTCACAGGGCGGGTAGATGTGAGAGAATACTATTCTTTCTTAGATCTGCTTCTTTTGACTTCCATTTCGGAAGGACAACCTCTTAGCATATTAGAAGGATTATCCTCTGGGATTCCATTTATTGCTACAGACGTTGGAAATTGTTGTGAAATTTTACAAGGAAAAAAGGAGATTGGAGAAGCAGGATTGATTATCCCTCCGACTTCTTATATTGCTTTAGGAGAAGCTCTTTTAAAACTGTATAAAAATGAAAAAAAATTAAAAGAGTTTTCAGAAAATGGAAAAAAAATTGTACAAAAGTATTATACTAAAAAATATTTTATTGGGCAGTATCGTAGACTATATGAAGAACTAGGAGATTGATTATGGCAGGAATTGGATTTGAATTAAAAAAGTTGTTTGTAAATAGAGAAAAACCTAGCCTTTTTGGAAATTTGAAGGCAGTTGTTTTCTCCGCTATTGTAAGTGTAGGTCCTTGGATCATTACGGCAAGCTCTTTGAATATTCTCATTTTTTTATCAAATAGAGTTGAATTGTCAAGAGCAAAGCAAACGATATTTATGAGTAGTATTTTTTATGCTTTTGTTTTTTCACAAATTTTAACATGCTTATTTCAATATCTTATTACAAGATATGTTTCAGATTGTGTTTTTCAAAAAAAATTTTATAAAATTCGAGGGGCTTATTTAGGAAGTACAAAACTGGTTGCTATTTTTTCCTTTTTCATCAGTTTTTTATTTATTAAAAATGGAAATTTGTCTATAGGGTATAAGGCGAGTTTTATTTTTCTCTTTGTGTTTATGTGTTTATCTTGGATTGGTATGATTTTTATTTCCTTGTTAAAAAAATATCGTTTCTTGATTGCTAGCTTTTTCTTGGGAAATATTGCATCCACCTTGTTAGGATATTATTTTTTGACTTATCCAGTTTCCTTTTTCAAAGAAGAACCTATTTTTTGGATGTTATTTTCTTATGGAATTGGAATTTTTCTAAACTTTATAATGACATCAAGCTATATTTTGAGAGCTTTTCAAGGAAGTGGAGAAAATAATTTTGAATTTCTTACTTATTTAAAAGGATATTTTAGTCTGGTATTAATTGGATTTCTTTATTCTATTGGAGTGTGGGGACATGTATTTATGAATTGGATCGTAGGAGATTCGTATACTATTGTAAATACTTTTCGAGTTTCACCACTCTATGAAGTTGCTATTTTCTATTGTTATTGTATTTCCATTCCGAGTATTATTTATTTTTGTATTTTTCTGGAGACAAAATTTTTACCTGTATATAAGGAATACTACAAGAATATTTGTGAAACAGGAACTTATGATGAAATACAGGAAGCCTTACAGAAAATGACAAAAACTTTATATCAGGAAATTTTGTATGGAATGGAATGGCAATTTTTAATTTCTCTTAGTTTTGCCTTAATAGCAAATGCTATTTTTACGTACTTTGACATGGATATTTACTTGTTGGATTTATTTCGTATTGGTATTTTTTCTACTTATTGTGCAACGTTTGTTTCCATCATGGTTACTATTTTTCTCTACTTTGATTTAAGAATACAGGCTATGGGAATATCTTCCTTTTTATTATTTAGCAATTTACTATTTACTTATGTATTCAGTAAATTGGGAAAACAATATACAGGAATAGGATTCTTTCTAGCTTCTTTTTTAACTTTTGCTTTATCTATTTTCTTCTTTCCGAGAGTGTTTGAGGAGCTAAACTATAATACGATGTTTTGGCAGAATTTTAAATACCAAATCGGGAATAAATTTTTGAGAAAATTTGCAAAATTGATGGAGAAAAAGTTTTACATTTTGCTGACTTTAAGTTGTTTGCTTTTATTTGGAAGTTGTATCTCTTACTATGATGCCAATGGATTTCATAGAAAAACAGGACATAATTGGCATAGTATGGGAGTGTATGATAAAGATGGCTTTGATATGGATGGCTATACACAAGCTGGAATGGATAAAAAAGGTTTTAATAAAAAGCATTGGAATATGTTGACAAAAAGTTACTATGACTATGCTGGCTTTGACTACGAAGGAATACACAAGGACACGAAAAAAACTTATGACGAACGAGGTTTTGATATAAACCAACACAATGTTTTTACGAATACAGCTTATGATACAAATGGTTTTGATTATGAGGGAATACATAAGGATACTAAACGAAAATATGATAAAAACGGTTGGAATTATTATGGATTGCATGAAAAGACCCAGACATACTACAATGAAGAAGGCTGGAATGTGGAAGGCATTAATAAAAGAGGCTTCAATAGAGAAGCTTGGAATGTAGAAACAAAAAGTCCTTATGATTATGCTGGTTTTGATTATGCGGGTGTGCATAAAAATACGAAAAAAATCTATGATGAACGAGGTTTTGATGTAAATCAGCACAACGTTTTTACCAATACGAGCTATGACAAAAACGGCTTCAATTATGAGGGGATACATAAGGATACTAAACGAGAATATGATGAAAATGGTTGGAATTATTATGGATTACATGAGCAAACGAAAACTTATTATAACAAAGCAGGATATACAAGAGAAGGATTGGATAAAGATGGTTATGAAAAAGGAAAAAGACCTGCAAATTTAGAAGATGAATGGATGGATAAGCAAGGCTTCAATAAAAAGGGAATTTATATAAGGGGGTATTGATGAGAAAGCATAAAATGATAATGGTTTCCTTATTTCTAATTTCTTCCTTTTCTTTTTCGGAAGTTTATGAAGAAAGAAGAGAGAGGGGAATTGACAAAATGAATTTCTATATTCCCACAGAAAAACAAAATAAATTGACTAGCTTTGCAGAAGTTGATATTCGAGATGATAAAAATATTTATCAATGGACAGTAGCAGAGGGGTATCAAAATTTAAATCAGACTTGGGATTTTCAATATAAAATAGAAAAAGAATATCATAAAGATAAAAAAACTTCTCAACAAAAAACAAAAATTTGGGATAATGAAATTTCTTTTGTAAAGTATCATAATTTTTTCAAAATTCAAAATCATATTTGGCAACACAAGAGTACCTTTGGAATAAAACACTATGAAGGAAGTACTTTTGGGAAACGAGAAACACAATATTATAAAATGTTTGTGGGACAGAGATTTTCTAGCTTTTTCAGGTCTACTAGAATAGGAACTTATTTAGAATTCGAGTTTCTTGCAAATAAAATTTTTGATAAACAGAGAGATGGCTACTCTTTTTTAACTTCTATGAAATCTTTTCAAAATTTGGGATATGGGATACAGTGGTTGAATGCTTTGGAATCTGAATATTTACACTATAATCAATACCGAAACGGAAATAGAAATAAATATGAGAGCACATTACGTTGGACTTATGAATGGAATGAAAATTTTGCTTTTTCTCCTGAAGTACTCTTAAAAATAGAAAAGTATCATGGAAATAAAAAAGGAAAAACTTCTGAATTCGTGATAGGACCAAATCTACTATATACAAAAGATATAAAAGAAAATGTAAGGATTTATGGAAAAGTTGGACTTCCTCTTTTTCGAAGTGATAAGAATCGTTCAGAAAATTATCGACATTCCAAAAATCAAATAGCCATTTATGGAAAAATTGGAATAGAATATATTTTTTAGGGGGCAATATGAAAAAATACTTTTTATTATTTTGTTATATAATATTATGTTCTCTTTCTTTTTCTCATGAAATATATCGAGATAGAATGAAGGAATTTATTCGAGAATTAAGAGAAAATACAGCAAAAGAAAAAATTTTTATTACTCAGAATGGAAATGAATTATATTTCAAAAATGGAAAATTAGATTTTGATTTTTTTCCAGTAACAGATGGAACTACACAAGAATCTTTATATTATGGCCATGAATTGCACTTAAGCAGAGCTACTCCGTCAAAATTTAAAAAAGAACTTCTTTCCTTTTTAATTCCTATACAGAAAGAAGGAAAAACTGTTTTCAATATCAATTATGGAGAGGGAGAAAATAGAAGAGCAAAGATAGCGGAAGAAAATGAAAAATTTGGCTTTATAGGAGAATTACTTCCTGTTTTTGAAGCAAATAAAGGATATACTCCTATAAAATCTTTTCATAAGGAAGATATTTCTTCCTTAAAAGAAGCAAAAAATTTTTTGTGTCTATTGAATCCAGAGAAATTTAAAAATTTAAAAGAGTATCGTGAATATTTGGAAAATAAAGATTATGATGTATTGTTGATAGAGCCGTCTTTAAATGGAGAATTTTTCACCAGAGAAGATATAGAAAGTTTGAAAAGAAAAACTTCGGGGGGCAGAAGATTGGTAATCGCTTATTTTAGTATAGGGGAAGCAGAAAATTACAGATACTATTGGAAAAAAAGTTGGAA containing:
- a CDS encoding DUF2194 domain-containing protein, producing MKSGYSKFKYFFIVIFIIEFFLQVNRVINKGGIFSLEQEFSFDKKPAKSSSFDFKHPQKILVFYNQQSEQSKNITQNLKETFLYNKVNYKLVDIGEIISIKEYDTFIFATETFIGFRKPMFEEIQKAVHEGKNLIFLNTSEYNPFNSISGIQKVKKMIERSSEIYFTHKLFPGLDQHSPSQEMVVHPILDVFLDKDVKVIAWSKENIPLLWEKSYGKGRILYSNASFFADKITRGLMNQWIAYGNDWYITPILNAKLIQIDDFPAPIPRTKNDVVQNEYHMSTRDFYKQIWWKDMLEIAKQRNLIYSGFIILDYNNAVRSEDMKPVSEITLEDLNIEGRELLLHGGELGIHGYNHNPLVYEGDIDFKALSYHPWRSEKDMAAGMEQLLFYVKRMFGKKVKLYTYVPPSNLLKEEGKRAITRYYPDINVISAIFYGDSDRGAYAREVGRDRTFPQIYNFPRFSSGFYYDKDGMWSLFNAIAIYGYWAHFFHPDDVISNDRGKDKSWKELKIEFDKILREVESNFPYLQPMRTSDMTKKYINIEDLEIQSEKIQNTIYVGLKNFREPFDMFIRIRDNKIENISSGSFLEVYDTEDSKIYLLHVEKEDFSISLGEKNEKK
- the pelF gene encoding GT4 family glycosyltransferase PelF, which encodes MKTICFICEGAYPYVVGGVSAWVHELIRSNPQHRFKVLCIIPNENFAKLKYQIPKNVIEIKNIIMDPYLNFSYTSVLRDSLYEDEEKKKSISEMLSFQINEGEGKLLEMEKVFSKNIGKPLEIILSKEYWNSLLEHYFNHYKKGKFSTYYWTYRNIILNLLTIGQEKIPEADIYHSVTTGYAGFVGALAAYRKQGKFLLTEHGIYPREREEEILGADWVDKAFKSIWIEYFYFLSQLTYQYCDKIVSLFEYNRNIQLQYGAPLEKTVVIPNGVDEEIYGNISFQKKDGFHIGAVLRVVPIKDIKMMIKGFRMVIDKMPDAKLWIIGPTDEDEEYFEECKDLVENLDMEKYITFTGRVDVREYYSFLDLLLLTSISEGQPLSILEGLSSGIPFIATDVGNCCEILQGKKEIGEAGLIIPPTSYIALGEALLKLYKNEKKLKEFSENGKKIVQKYYTKKYFIGQYRRLYEELGD
- the pelG gene encoding exopolysaccharide Pel transporter PelG translates to MAGIGFELKKLFVNREKPSLFGNLKAVVFSAIVSVGPWIITASSLNILIFLSNRVELSRAKQTIFMSSIFYAFVFSQILTCLFQYLITRYVSDCVFQKKFYKIRGAYLGSTKLVAIFSFFISFLFIKNGNLSIGYKASFIFLFVFMCLSWIGMIFISLLKKYRFLIASFFLGNIASTLLGYYFLTYPVSFFKEEPIFWMLFSYGIGIFLNFIMTSSYILRAFQGSGENNFEFLTYLKGYFSLVLIGFLYSIGVWGHVFMNWIVGDSYTIVNTFRVSPLYEVAIFYCYCISIPSIIYFCIFLETKFLPVYKEYYKNICETGTYDEIQEALQKMTKTLYQEILYGMEWQFLISLSFALIANAIFTYFDMDIYLLDLFRIGIFSTYCATFVSIMVTIFLYFDLRIQAMGISSFLLFSNLLFTYVFSKLGKQYTGIGFFLASFLTFALSIFFFPRVFEELNYNTMFWQNFKYQIGNKFLRKFAKLMEKKFYILLTLSCLLLFGSCISYYDANGFHRKTGHNWHSMGVYDKDGFDMDGYTQAGMDKKGFNKKHWNMLTKSYYDYAGFDYEGIHKDTKKTYDERGFDINQHNVFTNTAYDTNGFDYEGIHKDTKRKYDKNGWNYYGLHEKTQTYYNEEGWNVEGINKRGFNREAWNVETKSPYDYAGFDYAGVHKNTKKIYDERGFDVNQHNVFTNTSYDKNGFNYEGIHKDTKREYDENGWNYYGLHEQTKTYYNKAGYTREGLDKDGYEKGKRPANLEDEWMDKQGFNKKGIYIRGY
- a CDS encoding endo alpha-1,4 polygalactosaminidase, with translation MKKYFLLFCYIILCSLSFSHEIYRDRMKEFIRELRENTAKEKIFITQNGNELYFKNGKLDFDFFPVTDGTTQESLYYGHELHLSRATPSKFKKELLSFLIPIQKEGKTVFNINYGEGENRRAKIAEENEKFGFIGELLPVFEANKGYTPIKSFHKEDISSLKEAKNFLCLLNPEKFKNLKEYREYLENKDYDVLLIEPSLNGEFFTREDIESLKRKTSGGRRLVIAYFSIGEAENYRYYWKKSWNKKRPDWMVEENENWKGNYIVKYWVPEWKSIIKNYQKKLDEIGVDGYLLDTVDSYYYFEDKEEEKKGKK